The nucleotide sequence TGATGTGCCGTTAAATCAAACTGAACCGGCACTAGAGATACATACCCATTTTCTAAAGCCCATTCGTCGGTGTCTTTACCACTGTCATTATTTTCAAAAGTTCCTGTAAGCCAGTAATAATCTCGTCCCTGCGGATTGGTTCTTTTATCAAATTCTTCTTTCCACTGGGCATCAGCCTGTCGACAAACTTTAATGCCTTTGATTTCTTCAGTAGGTAATTTGGGGAAATTTACGTTTAAAACAACCCCTTTTGGCAATCCATTTTTAAGCACATTCTTAGTAATGGCTTTTACGTATTGCTTGCAAGGCTCAAAATCGGCATTTAGCGAATAATCCAAAAGCGAGAATCCAATCGCGGGAATCCCTTCTACACCGGCTTCTACAGCAGCACTCATCGTGCCAGAATAAATAACATTTATGGACGAGTTAGAACCGTGGTTAATACCGCTAACGCAAAGATCGGGTTTGCGATGTAAAATTTCCTGTGTGGCGATTTTTACACAGTCGGCTGGCGTACCAGAGCAACTATATTCTTTATGATTATAGTTTTCTTTTAATGTTACTGAATCGCAAAATAAGGTATCGCTAATAGTGATGGCGTGCCCCATCCCGCTTTGAGGACTGTCGGGAGCCACAACTACTACATCTCCAATCTCTTTCATAACCTGTAAAAGTGCCCGTATTCCTGGTGCTGTAATACCATCATCGTTAGTTACCAGTATTAGCGGTTTTTCTTTGCTCATAGCTTAAATTTTATAGATGCTAAATTAGTAATTTCAAACGGAAACCGTATTTTAGTAGTTTAACAAATTATTAGAGGCCTTGCCAGGGAATGGCACAGTTTTTAATGTATTTTGGACAGAACCTAATGACGAAATCTATGCGATATATGAGAAGGAATTTAAAAATTCTGGTATTAGCGGTTTTAATGGCGGCAACCTCATGCAGCTTTACCACTAAAAAGTTTGATGATCCTAACAAAGACAAACTTTTAATCGACCTTATTACCTATGTTCTTAGTCAGGGACATTATGATGCGAAAGAAATCAATGATGACTTTTCAGTAAAAGTTTACGATCATTATGTAGAAAGTTTGGATCCTTCAAAACGCTTTTTCTACAAAAAAGATATTGAAGAGTTCGAAAAATATAAGATGTTGATCGATGATGAGATCAATAATAAAGAACTTAATTTCTTCGATCTAACCTATTCTAAGTTAAGTAAACGTAACGAAGAAGCGAAAAGTCTTTATAAAGAAATTCTTGCTGAACCTTTTGATTTTAGCAAAGAAGAGGATTTCGTTGCAAACGGGGAAGAACTTGATTATGTGACTTCTAAAAAAGAATTGAAAGAGCGTTGGAGAAAGCAGCTTAAATTTTCTACTCTTATCACCTACTACGATCTAAAGCAGGATGAAAAAAACAAGAAAGAAAATGATGCTGATTATGAAGTAAAGAGTGATAAGGAATTAGAGAAAAAAGCACGTGAAACTACTGAAAATAGTTTATCTGAATATTTTGATCTAACCGACGACTTAGAAAGAAATGATTATTTCTCTGTTTTCATAAATGCTGTTGTAGAGGAATTTGATCCTCACACGTATTATTTCGCACCACGAGACAAAGATAGATTTGACGTTGCGATGTCTGGGAAAATAGAAGGAATCGGTGCTAGATTACAGAAGAAAAACGATAATATCACCATTATGGATGTGATTTCAGGTGGTCCCGCATGGAAGAGTGATGAGTTAGCTACCGGAGATGTTATCCTAAAAGTGAAGCAGGAAGATGAAGACGAGCCGGTAAATATCGTAGGGATGCGTTTAGACGATGCAGTAGATTTGATTAAAGGTCCAAAAGGATCTGAAGTTACGCTTACCGTACGTAAAAAATTACTTGGCAATATAGAACAGGTTAAGCTTACCAGAGATATAGTTGAGATCGAAGAGACATACGCAAAATCTGCAATGGTAGAAAAAGAAGGTCAGCAATATGGTTTAATTAATCTTCCAAAATTCTATTTCGATATGGAAGATTACGATAGCCGTAATGCAGCTTCAGATATGCGTAAAGATATCGAAGCATTAAAAGAGCAAGGTATGGAAGGTCTTGTAGTGGATCTTCGTAATAACGGCGGTGGATCTTTAAAAACCGTAGTTGATATTGCAGGTTTATTTATTGAAAAAGGTCCGGTTGTTCAGGTGAAATCTAATGGAGAGCGTAAAGAAGTTCTAAACGATGAAGATTCTGAAATTGTTTGGGACGGTCCTCTTGTTATTTTGGTAAACGAATTGTCTGCTTCCGCTTCAGAAATTTTGGCGGCTGCTATGCAAGACTACAAAAGAGCGGTGATTATAGGTAGTAAACAAACGTATGGTAAAGGTACTGTTCAGAATGTAGTAGATTTAAATCGTTGGTTAAGAAATAGTGACTATGGAGACATGGGCGCGTTGAAAATAACTACTCAGAAGTTTTACAGAGTAAACGGTGGTTCTACTCAGTTAGAAGGCGTAAAGAGTGATGTTGTGGTTCCAGATCGTTATAGCTATGTAGATGTGGGCGAAAAAGATCAGGATAATCCATTACCATGGGATAAAATTGATCCTGCAGATTATGATATTTGGGATGGTTATGTTGGATACGAAGAAGCGATCGAAAATAGTAAGAAGCGTATGGAGCAAAGTGAGCAAATAAAGCTTATAGAGCAAAATGCAAAGTGGATCAAAGACCAAAGCGAAGATGATACCTATTCTTTAAACTTCGATCAATATTCAGCAAATGCAGAAGAAACTAAAGAAGTTGCAAAGCAATATGACGCTTTGAAAAACTATAAAACAGATCTTTCTTTCGTTTCGTTGCCTTACGAAAAGCAAATGTTTGAAGCAGATTCTACGCTTCAGGAGAAAAGGGATAGATGGCATAAAGATCTAAGTCGCGATGTTTATGTAGAAGAAGCGATAAACGTGCTTTCTGATATTAAAACTAATAGTATTAAGCATAAAGTAGCAGATTCAGATAAGCTGAAAGATTAATAACTAAAAAATGTAATTTCAAAAAACGCCCAAAGTTCTCTAACTTTGGGCGTTTTTAATTTTAATAGGATGAAACGAAAAATTGTATATCCATTTTTGATTTTAGTCGTTGCTGCGGTGCTTTTAATGGCCGAGCGATGTACTATGTAATTTGAATCAGTTGATTCTCTTCAGCGCTTTTATTTTAGATCTCTAAGCTAGATCCGTTCAGTTTTTCTTCGGAAGAAAGATCGGAAATATGTCAGATTAGTCAATTTTCGTTCGAATTTTCGGCTAATTTCAATACTTCTGAAATCTTAATCAGCTATTTTGATAGGACAGATTTCTTTCTAATGCATTCTGAATTTTACGGATTGTCGCTGCGCTATTATTCAAACTTTGAATATTCGCTTTGTATGTTCTTATTTCCTTTAGATTAGGAAAACTAAGTTTCTTGCTCGCGAAGGATTTTGTGCAAATTAGGTTCGGGTAATTTAAAATAAGTATGATAAGTTGTACCATATTCGTTTTGCGAACGTCAAATCCCATCTTCTCGGCGGTTCGTTGATTAAGAATATATGTTGAGCCAATAATTTCTAAGCTCAAATTATCCTTATGCGAATCTAAAATATGAAGTAATCCTTTTAAATATTCTGAAAGAATTAAATTCTTCCTCTCTTTTGCGGAGCTATTTTTGTTTAATGTAAAATAGTAATCAAACAAAGTCCCTCCATGAATAGTGATCTGATTATTCTTTTCTTTTTCTGAAATAAGAAACAGCGACTCATATTTCAATTTACCAGTTTTTATCATTGAAGGCACATCGAAAAAAGGGGCTAATACCGATAATAGAATCCAGAGAACAAAAACGCTTAAAATATAGCTGCTGAAATAGATTGAAATAACGACTATCAGAATTAATATAGCGAGACAACAGAAAATCAACTTGAGTTTAAAGCTAGTTTTCTGTCTAGCTGAAAGCTGATAATATCGATTTTCTAAGTTCAATTCTTACTTAATGCTTTTGTTGAAATTTGAAGTATTTAAAATACTTTTTAGTAGTTATA is from Zunongwangia endophytica and encodes:
- the surE gene encoding 5'/3'-nucleotidase SurE, which encodes MSKEKPLILVTNDDGITAPGIRALLQVMKEIGDVVVVAPDSPQSGMGHAITISDTLFCDSVTLKENYNHKEYSCSGTPADCVKIATQEILHRKPDLCVSGINHGSNSSINVIYSGTMSAAVEAGVEGIPAIGFSLLDYSLNADFEPCKQYVKAITKNVLKNGLPKGVVLNVNFPKLPTEEIKGIKVCRQADAQWKEEFDKRTNPQGRDYYWLTGTFENNDSGKDTDEWALENGYVSLVPVQFDLTAHHFIKELNDWKLDE
- a CDS encoding carboxy terminal-processing peptidase encodes the protein MRRNLKILVLAVLMAATSCSFTTKKFDDPNKDKLLIDLITYVLSQGHYDAKEINDDFSVKVYDHYVESLDPSKRFFYKKDIEEFEKYKMLIDDEINNKELNFFDLTYSKLSKRNEEAKSLYKEILAEPFDFSKEEDFVANGEELDYVTSKKELKERWRKQLKFSTLITYYDLKQDEKNKKENDADYEVKSDKELEKKARETTENSLSEYFDLTDDLERNDYFSVFINAVVEEFDPHTYYFAPRDKDRFDVAMSGKIEGIGARLQKKNDNITIMDVISGGPAWKSDELATGDVILKVKQEDEDEPVNIVGMRLDDAVDLIKGPKGSEVTLTVRKKLLGNIEQVKLTRDIVEIEETYAKSAMVEKEGQQYGLINLPKFYFDMEDYDSRNAASDMRKDIEALKEQGMEGLVVDLRNNGGGSLKTVVDIAGLFIEKGPVVQVKSNGERKEVLNDEDSEIVWDGPLVILVNELSASASEILAAAMQDYKRAVIIGSKQTYGKGTVQNVVDLNRWLRNSDYGDMGALKITTQKFYRVNGGSTQLEGVKSDVVVPDRYSYVDVGEKDQDNPLPWDKIDPADYDIWDGYVGYEEAIENSKKRMEQSEQIKLIEQNAKWIKDQSEDDTYSLNFDQYSANAEETKEVAKQYDALKNYKTDLSFVSLPYEKQMFEADSTLQEKRDRWHKDLSRDVYVEEAINVLSDIKTNSIKHKVADSDKLKD